The Halorubrum sp. BV1 sequence GGTGACGATCCGCCCCGTGAGCCGGTCGGGGGTGAACCGGTAGAGGTCGATGTCGAGGTCGGATTTTCCGTCCGCCCAGATCTCGAAGAGCGGGCGACGCGTCTCACCGTACTGTGCGATCGTCTCGGGCGTCAACTTATCGAGGTCGACCCGGTGAAGCGTGCCGACGCCGACGACGCTGCCGTAGCGGTCGCCGTCCTCCTCGTACACAACGATTCGGGCCTTCGGGCTCGATCGGAGGAACTCGCGCTTTTCGCTGTTCGGGGTCGACACCAGCCGGAGGAACGCGTCCCGCGACTCCGTGTCGAAGCCGTACGAGATGGGGATAGCGTAAGGGGTCTCGTCGCGCGCGAGAGAGAGCACGCCGGTCTCGTGTCGGGACAGAAACGCGTCGACCTCCGCGGGGGACATCTCGGCCTCGCTGTTCGTCGCCATACGCACACCTCTGTGTACGTCGGGATAAAGGATACGAGATGCAAAAGACCGGACGACAGCGCAACCGCGCGACGGCGGGGCGGCGGTGCGACTGTACGGCTCGCCGACCCCTCGATCACGAGAGACGGTCGGCCGTCGGCGTGCTCGCGGCAGAAGGGTTGTCGATGTC is a genomic window containing:
- a CDS encoding pyridoxamine 5'-phosphate oxidase family protein, which produces MATNSEAEMSPAEVDAFLSRHETGVLSLARDETPYAIPISYGFDTESRDAFLRLVSTPNSEKREFLRSSPKARIVVYEEDGDRYGSVVGVGTLHRVDLDKLTPETIAQYGETRRPLFEIWADGKSDLDIDLYRFTPDRLTGRIVTVDREDA